From the Sebastes umbrosus isolate fSebUmb1 chromosome 23, fSebUmb1.pri, whole genome shotgun sequence genome, the window AACTTGATTCATTTCAACTGATTTACAAAAGTTTCTCTAATTGGATGTAAAGGCAATGACTGTtaaatagggctgtcccgaaatacaattttttgggctttggAGCTTCGGTGAggaggtattcaaagcttcgggaCAGCGCCACTGCCGCTCTACTCTACACATAAACATCTGATATCCGTCTCAGAATACCTAACAATAATTAattttgaatatgaataatgttgtgggattatgccttatttcatgggctattttgggtaattctaaatgtgtcccagtttatttcctgttgcagtgtatgtgaataatatAATCTGAccggaagtacacatggacccaaactgttgcctagcaacacaattccattggaattccattgcaattccgttgaaatgtactaaaacggagcgtttcagagagagcgtaaatacaggtatattcaggcagatagTACGAgggaaataatgtgttgtttgaacattaaagcatgtaaacatgttctagtagaaaccccaaatacaagtatgaacctgaaaatgagcacgatatgggacctttaattaataACAATTAGCCTAATATCTatagcttaaaaaaaaagtgatttgttGACTAAAGACTATCCAAAAGTCTAATTTTTTTTGGTCTCAAACAACtgtgaaaatacaataaaactaaTTTTAGAGGAATAAAAGGTGTAAAAGAATAGTACTACAAATAGCAGTGATGCCAGCCTTATtattaaagtatatatattaaagaaaCTCTCTGCTCTTATAATTAACTAAAATATCACCAAGTCACAGGATTAATGATAGTAGCCTGTTGGCAGTGGATTTAATGTTTGACTATTGGCAAGCATGAATTAATAACCATTAGCCTAATATCTATAgctaaaaaaaagtgatttgttGACTAAGACTATCccaattatatataaataaatatttatatatataaatataaatatatataaatatatatatataaatatttatatatataaatatatatatatatatatatatataaatatatatatatatatatattatataagtgtatttccttttttttttaaaagtgatttGTTGACTAAGACTATcccaattatatatatatatatatatatatatatatataaataaatatatatatatatatatatatatattgtctgAAACAACTGTGACAATCCAATAAAACTATTTTTAGAggaataaaatgtgtatttccTTTACACAGCTCAGGAATAGTGTGTCATGATGATGTCAgccttattaaaatatatatttaaaacaaactctTCTAGCTGACTGGAACAGTCTGAAGTCACAGGATTAGATTAGATAGTTTCCCTTCTGCTTCTTTACACCAGCAGAGGAAGTTTTATAAAAGCAGGAAGCAAAAACTCGACTCAGCAGCATGGATGTAAACTATaacacacatatagagacagTTTGAtgatttaataaacattattatgtCTGTTTGAGCTGTTTAAATGAACCCTGAGAGGAGTAAATACAACCTTAAAGAGCAAGCAGAGAGTTaacagtctgtcagtctgtgGAGGATGTAACGGTTCATAATAATCTGAAGGAAAAGGCGttaatttatgttaaataaaacCATTAAAAGATGTTTTTATGACTCACCAATGAACGCAGACGAAACCCGGAGCTTTAGGCGAAGGTTTCGGCATTTATGCTACATGAAGAAACCTAAAACCAGAGTAGAAAGATGAGTTTTAAAGTTGTTGGTAAAAGTTTGCTGCGCTCCTTCTAAAGGTTGACAAGCTGCCGGCTAACAGGAAGTAGAGGAGGAAGACTTCCGGtttctcttcaaaataaaacacgtataaaataaaaacataaaccacatacaaaataaaaaataaataaataatccacgtactaaataaaaaataaaccacatataaaataaaaaataaaccacgtacaaaataaaaaataaaccacaTACAATGCCATGTCTGACATGATTGAATTAAAACTTGTGAGTGTCCACTGCCTTCTAGTGGTCTAAGTGTGGAACTACAACAAtcttataaaaatacaattcaattaaaaaacatgtcaatggaaaaaaatagcatatattgttaaaggtaaaaaacatatttttgatgaTATCTGGAGACCTTTTATGTACTTCTTAAGACATGATGTTAATGTTGGTAACCTCCTTTattttaccattattattattataattattataattattattataattattataattattattattgttattattattataatagccaattatacttaagtatacttttgttaggTATAGATAAGTAAGTAAACTGAAACcaaaacttattttaagtttcAAAGAAGtacactaatagcacacttgaataaacttctatttGGTATGggttatgttgtgttttaatttacCCTTTTTAATAGCAGATTTTGCACATGCAAACCAAAGACAATTTTCTACcttttgcatgcaaaaaaagaagaatataaagtattttctattcCATTTAATCACTTATCAAAATAATTTGTTTGTCAACTAATAGAAATATGATGAATTGTTTGAACTCTAATATAACCAGGCTTTGGGTTATGGGTATTCAGTGCAGTTTACTTAAACCCTttcatttgtactttttttttgtttttacttttacttatgcTTGTATTTCTTGAGTACTTGTTATTATAAAGTAACAGTACTTTTACCTGAGCACAGTTCACTAAATGAGAGGAAACCTCTGATTATGGCTTCATCCTCTCTTGCTTGCAGCAGTGAAACAAGTCTAATCATACTAAAGAGTGTACTCATGGATATCAAGGATTACAATCGTGTGTCTGAAACAAGGCAGAAGGCTTTGACCAGGTTACTAGACTGAAACTACCTGTTGTACTAGTTGCACTGGATATACGATAATTGTGCCAAGGGCTATTTGTCTGCTAaatttagatttgtttccatgttttcaaaccttatttttttgttattcatgTTGACAGTCTGTTCTTATCATTACACATCAGCacttatatgcaaaaaaaatatattacaaaaatattacataaatatgaaataaataaataattaaataatactaaatataacatacatattatataaaatatattactaAAAATGTTGCAAAATGTCCTctctgtgggactaataaaggaatatcttatcttatcttatatatatattttttattttttacaataaaacaaacacagaatagACAGCACCCAGTACCATtacataaaataacagaaagaaagaggattttctctttatatatatatatatatatatccttttttattttttttcttccttttcctcataacaaaatataataaaattaaatatggataaaacaaaatggagagaaaaataaattaaagaaagaaaaaaataaacaaataaacaaataaataaataaatacaaaaataaacaaataaataaataaatacaaaaataaagaaagaaaaaaacaaacagctcaTTATACAGGAGGGTGGTATTTATGGCTCAGCCATCTTTCATCATTGTAACCCACccaatgttttattgttgtagccATGATAATGAACTGCACTGAACTGACCAATCAGGACGCGAGAAGCTGTTGATTGACAGCTCGGCCGGCCAATAGGAGCGCTGGGGAAGAGGTTGTTTATACCCGCCCCCTTTCCCTCTCACAAGGCGACTGTTTTGGTGAGTTAAGGAAAGTTCATTGAATTCATTTACTGCTTTTAAAGCGTCTAATTTGACCAGAAACGACGCGATTTGAATGGTTTTAACTTAAACTTTGCACACGAGTAATAATGTGGAGCTGACAACGTTTATTTTGGTCGTTTTCGTCGACGTTAACTTGTCGTTTTGTCCAACAGCTACTTTTGTTTCGTGACAACAAAACTTAACTTCGTGTAATGAAGTTTATCCACGTTTAAAATCATTGACATCGTTAGTATTTAGTACCAGTCGGTAGTGTAACAGTAGTTGAGTGTATTTGTGGTGGTTAATGTcgtgttttttgtgtttattttgaacTATTTAACTCTTAAATGTGTTATCGCTCCTCTTCTCATCAGTTGAATGAATGGGCttctactgcgcatgcgcgAAGGATCTCAAAGTTTATAAACAAGAGGAGGTCACATGACCAGAATATTGTGAAATAGATAAGAGGCTCTtatcatgtttacatgtttgaaaTGCAATATTTAGCCTATTCTATACATCTACATAGTGCTTTGAGGATGTGTCTAAATTTGGTGTATTATTATGTAACCAGATCAGGGTTACCTTGTGTCACCCTGTCTCCTTATGTCACCTCAACCATTTACAGCCTATACATTACAGCTCATTGGAGGATCATGTTTCTGTAGTCTggtctagatagatagatatatagtaacattattgatcccgagggaaaattcaagtttccagcatcacagttccatagtgcaaaacatgttagtaaaaaggcagtaacaAAGTtagaagtacaaagtacaaaaaaatataccagatataaaaatacaaggagatgaagaaaactgttaaaacatatttatagaCCTTTAACACTGGTAGTGGGGGAAAAAGGAgaacggtctgcaggacagatgataatgcatacagtgcactttcatgGACTAAGCTaatggagttaccctgcactatactagtttttaacagtctcttctgcactatattcactttttgaaTAGTcttgtatcacagctgttaccctgcactatattcagttttaacagttttcttcatctccttgtatttttatattatttattattattttatatatctggtatatttttttgtactttgcactactaacttttttactgcctttttactaacatgtgttgcactatggaactgtgatgctggaaacttgaatttccctctgcatcaatacagttactatctatctatctatctatcttgtGTCTAAACTGGGTGTATTATTAGATAACCAGATCAGGGTTACCTTGTGTCACCCCGTGTCTCCTTATGTCATCTCAACCATTTATAGCCTATACATTACAGCTCATTGGAGGATCATGTTTCTGTAGTCTGGTCTATGACTATAATGCGGACACAGATGCCAGTAATGTTATATTTTccacctacagtatatttccTATATCCTTTAATTTAATAACgagttacataaaaaaaacatgctaatAAAGTGAGACGTGTTGGCTATAGAGTAAACAgatattgtatgtttgtgtttgtgtttcagtgcCTGTAGACATCATGGTTTGGGAGGTGGTGACCCCGGCTGTGCTGTCCAGTGACCCCAAACATCATTCTGAGCCTGAGGGTGAACACACAGGTAACCACAGAGCGGTCAGTGGACTGCAGCAGGGCCGACTCTAGCACCTTTAGGTGCACTAGGTGAAATTCTGATTTGGTGattttggcttaaaagtgtttagacagtttcactacaatgagaGTTACAAGGatgaaaagtgtatttatttatttgtccttATATTACCTCAATGCCAAAAACATGGAAGGGCGCTCACcggcattttttttgtattattgttttttagagGGCGATCAGCGCCCctcagaaggtggcgccctaggcaaCCACCTATATGACCCATGCCTTAAGCCAGCCCAGaagcctgtactacgaagcagaaTTTgccgttagcgaggtaacttcattgttaacccttcagggttttccgtcctacgaaggtggttcacttctaCCCCGGGGTAGATCGCTATGGTAatttatgctgaacagctaacctgctccggagcaggttatgttccagataagagatcaactcttataaaagcaccgcctactgaccaataaGAGCTCGGTGCGGGGATCATATGAcattacacaaatacgaagaagttacagtcataaccCAGGCtacaaacaacacagtttaaactgacaaatgcaggaaggacagctggctgtgtgCTGGGGTGTTTACCGTTTTgaattatatttctatattgtttttttttacttggtcttgAGTCTGTTTCACATCCATTACATTTCTTAAAGCTACTTatatctagatagatagatagatagatagatagatagatagatagatagatagatagatagatagatagtaactgtattgatcccgagggaaattcaaaacgactatatctgacttttgagtgttccattaaattaataagtttgttaatttacgcattcacacatcggtagttttttcttttgataactgtccttcctgcatttggcagcttcaactgtgttactttagtctggattaagtgtttaacttcttcgtatttgtctaatatactttgctcttcctgtctgtctgcaaacaaacaccgccccgttcatgtgaacgcgctcatagccagacagagaaactctgggttgatttactgagttgataaccaccttcgtaggaccgcttagcttgctctcgtttgttagggttagtgaagccagataacgagaagataccctgggtatgttgaacttgcttcgtagtacaggcctctggactGCAGAATTAACTTGCATCTGTACTAGATTTAAAAGAATTGGATCCTACAGGACTACTTTATAGCATCTTTTGTTAGACCCTCCCAACATCTGTGTCCTTCAAACTCCACATACTCCTCCTGCTTGTAACTAACTCAGGCATTCCAATAAAATGTGTAGTTTCTCCCAAACCCAGGCCGAAACAACCCCGATGATGTCAAACTTTGAAAAGCCTCTTAGAGCGACAGAAACACATTATACAGCTGAGTAAGCTGATCGTCCCACATAACTACCAACCAGCTGCCAGGCTAAtctctagagctgcaacaattaatcatttaactcattagttgtcaactattaaattaatcatcaactattttgataaaatattaattgagtcatttattaagaaaaaattctctgattccagcttgttaaatgtgaatattttctgatttctttactcctctatgactgtaaactgaatatctttgagttgtttgTTTGCACCGAGTTTTAGAAAGATGTTTATTATTCTATTCACAAATGTGTTTTACTATTACTGCCCATACGATACTATGATCACTATGTAaatcttatattatatattatataatagttATTCTAAAGGCTGCGTTAATCTATGAACAAATTATGCTGTGAAATTTAATCAACAAATACATCCTGTAAAACTAGTCAAATGTGCTCTGACACTGTTGTTTGTGTGGTCTTACCTTCAGGAGTGATGATGGATGCAGATGGAGACCAATCACATGATCTGCTTCGCTGTGAGGAACGCCTCCCCTCCTCACCTGGCTTCCCTACTAGCGACAGTTACATGGAATACGGTACATAAGACACAAGCATGCGTCGGGTTTAACACAGCACATGGATGAATAGCTTCAAGTTTGTTTTCTCCTCCTAGACGACCTCCCGGACCTGCAGGAGGTTCAGGAAGAGATGGAGCAGACAGCGCCACCCATCTTCCAGGTGGACATGGGTGTGTCGCACCAGGAGCGACATGCGCACACACATCCTCCTGACACACACTGGCTGACGCAGCTGGCTCACATCGCCACCGGACCTCAGAGCCCATTGCTGCAAGAGTCTCCTAACAGCAGGTAGCTGTGCTTTGTAGTAAAACATGAATGTTATTGAGGACAAGTATGAATATCCCCAACCATGTTACAGATCTAAACAAACACCTTTATTGTaattaaagggattgtttggaACAAAACACCTAAACTATCCACTTAATATTTTTGGcctaaaatattattttttattttttttttgactattTACAATATGTAAACTATTCCTCAGATTATTAAAAAGTCCCAGAGACAATATTGAGGAAATGACCTCTCCAACCTTGCTCTGAAGTTTTCAGTTTCAATATTACAGGAACGCCACTTCTTCTGAATCTGGCCCACAGCCCTACAAACTGTCTTGTGTCACTCTCTGTTCGACATAACTTACTACAAGTCAGGGCATTCTCTGTGTCGCTGTGGGTGTCACGCACTCACAGTCTCCATTCCACTCACTAGTCTGTGTcattttcagctcctctccgGCCTGCCTCTCCAGCACCAGCAGCAATCTACATTCCTACGCTCggcctcctccccctctccccagcaacagcagcagcagccggtcGTCCCCCAGAGGTCACGGCAGGGAGCGCCGACGCACCAGGGTAGGGCTTGTGTTTACTTGCTCCCTGTCTTTACTTCATCATCACTCACTGTCACTAACACGATATCTGAAGAACAAATCAAAATGATGTTTTACTTACTAAAACTGACTCACCTCCAGCCATGTGCCAcagaaagctgtgtgtgtgtgtgcaggtcaaTACGGAGCTGCTGTAGTAGTTTGTACAAACCCACAGCTTTTGGCTCTTTTGCAGCTGTTTATTCCCAAGTTGTGTCTGACATTTCTTCCTCTTCATGTTTCCACAGAAGAGCAGTGAATGTGGTTCTGCGGTGTCAACCAGATCCTCTCTGTCTGATGATGAAGACATGGGCTGGAGCTTCTCCTGTCCACCCACCGCCTGGCACTGCTTTCTCAAAGGTAGACACACATACTTTTGCCGCCAATTCACACAAggtcataaaaaatgttttctccgCTGGGAAGACATAAATGTAAATTCGAGGCTATCGTTTATATCACAGAGCAGCTATTCTCTGTCATCAGGCACTCATCTGCGTTTCCAGAGCAGCCTTAATGCGAAGTGGCAAGACGTCGAGGACCTGGACGAGGAACGATCCAGGTCTCTGAAGGTACATTATGCAAGACGCTTGTGGCTGTACTTAAAAGAGTTCACGGTGTACTTCTTGATTTGGTTTCCATCTTAATGCGTATAGTGGGTCTGAATTTCTAGATCTCTCTTAAAGCGATAGTTCAGTTCATGTACGTAATGAGAAAAGCACTGCTTGCTCTTTTGCAGAGTTATGGCTCTGAGGGTCTGCAGCTGGTGGAGCATTCAGAGACTGTGTTGTCTGGTCAGACTGTCCTacagctgacctttgaccccgggGCATTTGGACGTGTCCCCG encodes:
- the LOC119483184 gene encoding HMG box-containing protein 1-like isoform X1, whose translation is MSSQPFIAYTLQLIGGSCFCSLVYDYNADTDAMPVDIMVWEVVTPAVLSSDPKHHSEPEGEHTGVMMDADGDQSHDLLRCEERLPSSPGFPTSDSYMEYDDLPDLQEVQEEMEQTAPPIFQVDMGVSHQERHAHTHPPDTHWLTQLAHIATGPQSPLLQESPNSSSSPACLSSTSSNLHSYARPPPPLPSNSSSSRSSPRGHGRERRRTRKSSECGSAVSTRSSLSDDEDMGWSFSCPPTAWHCFLKGTHLRFQSSLNAKWQDVEDLDEERSRSLKSYGSEGLQLVEHSETVLSGQTVLQLTFDPGAFGRVPVTARCQLDHPFYVKNKGWSSFHPSLTVVRYGIPCYEMEVGDVCLPPGHRDAKHTDDSLVFDTFKSYDFTPLDSSAVYVLSSMARRRRASQSSGGAVSPDRDALQDTNSAGRSHSPRQKPTKSQQASAAASNNATPTKCKRPMNAFMLFAKKYRVEYTQMFPGKDNRAISVLLGEQWKKMRTEERRTFTVQAKALADEQKRLNPDCWKRKRTNSGCQGN
- the LOC119483184 gene encoding HMG box-containing protein 1-like isoform X2; the encoded protein is MVWEVVTPAVLSSDPKHHSEPEGEHTGVMMDADGDQSHDLLRCEERLPSSPGFPTSDSYMEYDDLPDLQEVQEEMEQTAPPIFQVDMGVSHQERHAHTHPPDTHWLTQLAHIATGPQSPLLQESPNSSSSPACLSSTSSNLHSYARPPPPLPSNSSSSRSSPRGHGRERRRTRKSSECGSAVSTRSSLSDDEDMGWSFSCPPTAWHCFLKGTHLRFQSSLNAKWQDVEDLDEERSRSLKSYGSEGLQLVEHSETVLSGQTVLQLTFDPGAFGRVPVTARCQLDHPFYVKNKGWSSFHPSLTVVRYGIPCYEMEVGDVCLPPGHRDAKHTDDSLVFDTFKSYDFTPLDSSAVYVLSSMARRRRASQSSGGAVSPDRDALQDTNSAGRSHSPRQKPTKSQQASAAASNNATPTKCKRPMNAFMLFAKKYRVEYTQMFPGKDNRAISVLLGEQWKKMRTEERRTFTVQAKALADEQKRLNPDCWKRKRTNSGCQGN